The Rhodothalassiaceae bacterium genome segment AGGTCGCGTGCTCGTAATAGTTGATGAGCGGCGCGTTGATGATGCCGCCGAACACGCCGGCACCCACGAAGTTCCAGAACGCCGAGCCGAGGATGAACAGGAAGGCGAGATCATAGGCGAATCCTCCCTGCCTGGCGATCTGGCGGCGCTGGTCGATCGCCTCCAGCACCAGCAGATAGAGCGGCAGCACCTCGAGGAAGGAGAACACGCTGCCCACCGCCAGCCACACCGGCGGCTCGCCGGCCCAGAACATGTGGTGGCCGGTGCCGAGGATGCCGCTTGCGAGGATCAGGATCCACTCGAACAGCACGACGCGTTCGGCCAGCTCCCGGCGCACCAGCCCGATCGCCATCAGGAAGTAGCCCATGACGGCGGCCGCGAACAGCTCGAAGGACCACTCCACCCACAGATGGACCACCCACCAGCGCCAGAAGTCCTGGATGGTAAACGAGGGGTCGATGCCGGTGAGCGGGATCATCCCGAACATGTAGATGAAGGCGATGCCGATCGCGCTGTAGACGAGCAGATGTTCGGCCCTGAACAGCGAAAAGAGATCGCCTGCGCGCATCAGCCGCCTGAGGGCGGGCCACAGCGCGCGCGCCATGAGCGCCGCCCAGAAGGCGAGTCCGACGAAGAAGAGGATCTGCCACAGCCGGCCGAGCTCCAGATACTCGAGGCCCTGGTGGCCGATCCAGAACCAGCCGCGGTCGATCCAGCCCTTGATGCCGGCGTAGCTGCCCGCGAACGCCCCCGCCACGATCACCAGCACCGCCGCGAACAGCAGATTGACGAAGAGCCGCTGTCCTCGGGGCTCGCCGCCGCCGATGCGCGGGGCGAGATAGAGGGCGGAGGCGATCCAGCCGAGCCCGATCCACACGATCGGCGTCTGCACGTGCACCGCGCGCAGGAAGGGGAAGGGCAGCCAGTCGAGGATCGGCAGGCCGTAGAAGCTGTCGCGTTCGACGTAGTAGTGCCCGAGCAGCGCCCCCGCGCCGATCTGGATCAGCAGCACGAGGGCGACGAAGACGAAGAACTTGCCGAGCGCCTGCTGGCTCGGTGTCGGCGGCGTGAAGGCGGCGAGCACCGCCGAGTCGGTTTCGCCCTCGTGGCCGCCCGGCTCGATCCACAGCCGGTAGACGAGCAGCACGAGGCCGATGCCGAGCAGCATCGCACCGAGGCCGGCCACCGTCCAGGTCATCGCCGCGGCGGGCGGCGTGTTGCCGACGAGAGGCTCGGGCGGCCAGTCGCCCGTCCAGCTCATGCTGCCGTCCGGACGCGGCGCGACCGCGATCAGCGCGCCGTAGAGGAAGAAGTCGGCAAGCTGGCCGAGCTCGGATGCGGAGATCGCCGGCGCCACATAGCCGTCGGCCGTGCGCGTGCGGCCGTAATGCGCGACGAGCCGCGCGCGCGCGCGGCGGAAGCCTTCGGCGACGGCCTCGTCCACCACCACGGTGCCCTCGCTCATCCGCACGGTGCGCAGCGCGGCCCGCATCCGTGCGCGGGCGTCCGCCTCGCTCGCGGCTCCCCGCTCGGCGAACACGGCCGCGACCTCCTCGCCCAGCACCCTGAGCGCGCGGGCGGCATAGTCCTCGCCGAAATAGGCGCCCATGCCGAACAGCGAACCCCAGTCCATGAGGCCTGAGCGCTGGAAGGCGGCCTTGCCGGCCACGAGATCGGCGCGCGTGAACAGCACCGCGCCCGCGGGATCCGTGACCGCCTCGGGCAGGGGCGGCGCCTCGCGATAGGTCTTGACGGTGAGCGCGATCATGCTCGCCCAGGCGAGCACGGTGACGATGAGAAGCAGCACCACCAGCACGCGGTTGGTGCGGCTGATGACGGCGGTGGGCGTGGACATGGCGAACCTCCCCTCCACCTTGCGTCCCGATCATGCGGCGGGAAGCCTGCCGCGGGCAAGCCCCGGCCGCCTTGATCCAGATCAGATCGCATCCGCGCCCGCAGCTGCCGGCCCGCAAGGGGGGGGCGGGATGCGGCGCGACGCGCTCAGCCCGGCGCGGCGACGCCGTCGAAGCGGGGAAAGAGAACCTCGTTTTCGAGCCGGATGTGCTCCTCGAGCTCGGCGACGAAGGCCGCAAGCTCCTCGTAGAGCGCCCGCCAGCTGGCGCAGGCGTCCTCGGGCGGCGTGAAGTTTTCGGTGAGCTGGCGGATGCGCGCGATGGCCCCGGCGTGGTCGTCATGGTCCGCGCGCATGACGGCGATGGGGTTTTCGATTCGCGGCATGCCGCCGCGGCGCATGGCCGGAAAGAGGATCAGCTCCTCCTTGCGCATGTGCACCTCGATCTCGCCGAGGAGCTCGGCGAGCAGCGCCGCGAGCCCCGCGGGCAGCCGCGGATGACCGGCATGCGTCGCCTCGACCCTGCGCGCAAGCTCCACAATCCGCGGCAGCTGTTCCCGGTGGCGGGCGTGATAGCGCGTCTCGATCCAGCCTGTGAGTGCGGCGGGATCGTCCAGGGGCACGGTCTCGGACATGGCCTGCTTCTCCCTGCTCTGCGGCCGGCCGGCGGATCCGGCCTTGCGAATCGCCGTCTACCGTGGTTATCTGGTATTGTAAATACCAATTATCGACGGGACGGGAGCGGGCGATGCGGCTGACCTCCTTCACCGATTTCGGGCTGCGGGTTCTGATGCGTCTGGCCGCCGAGCCGGGCCGGGTGTTCTCGACGGCCGGTCTTGCGGCGGAATTCGCGATCTCGCCGCATCATCTGGCCAAGATCGTCCAG includes the following:
- the norB gene encoding nitric oxide reductase, encoding MSTPTAVISRTNRVLVVLLLIVTVLAWASMIALTVKTYREAPPLPEAVTDPAGAVLFTRADLVAGKAAFQRSGLMDWGSLFGMGAYFGEDYAARALRVLGEEVAAVFAERGAASEADARARMRAALRTVRMSEGTVVVDEAVAEGFRRARARLVAHYGRTRTADGYVAPAISASELGQLADFFLYGALIAVAPRPDGSMSWTGDWPPEPLVGNTPPAAAMTWTVAGLGAMLLGIGLVLLVYRLWIEPGGHEGETDSAVLAAFTPPTPSQQALGKFFVFVALVLLIQIGAGALLGHYYVERDSFYGLPILDWLPFPFLRAVHVQTPIVWIGLGWIASALYLAPRIGGGEPRGQRLFVNLLFAAVLVIVAGAFAGSYAGIKGWIDRGWFWIGHQGLEYLELGRLWQILFFVGLAFWAALMARALWPALRRLMRAGDLFSLFRAEHLLVYSAIGIAFIYMFGMIPLTGIDPSFTIQDFWRWWVVHLWVEWSFELFAAAVMGYFLMAIGLVRRELAERVVLFEWILILASGILGTGHHMFWAGEPPVWLAVGSVFSFLEVLPLYLLVLEAIDQRRQIARQGGFAYDLAFLFILGSAFWNFVGAGVFGGIINAPLINYYEHATFLTMNHAHTALFGAFGMLALGLIYLALRHMAGERIAWSDRPGRRAFWLYNLGLVLWVVLTFLPVGMPQLEVAFTDGLDAARSVGFYDGGRLWQWLRMVGDIPFALGALIMAWDIFTKARAAIAAARAARGAGAAA